In the Desulfuromonas sp. DDH964 genome, AAGATGAAAAATGGCTGCAATTGCGGCTCGAAAGACTCAATTCCCTGATCGCCTGGTTCAGCCAGGAAACGACGGACACCAAGAGCGCCGAGCTCAACCCGGCGCGGACGGCGATGCCGCAGACGTCGGAAGCCCGTGCCGGGGTCAAACGCTGGAAGCTCGACAAGGCCCTCTATGACCGTTTCGGCGGCGAAGTTGTCTGCAACGGCTCCCGCCTGGTTCCGGTCGGCGCTCTTCGCGCCCTGCTTGAGGAGCGCCTGAACAGCCTGGACGTGGTCATTCTTGACCCGGTCTATCTTGACCTCTTCGACGACTACCGTCCGCCGCTCCAGCCGGGCGCCTTTCCGGTCACCCACCGTCAGGCCGCCACCTACTACGCCGACCCCTGGTGGGTCCGGGCCAAGGAACTCGATCTTTTTCCGGAGCTGCCACCGCGGCCCGCTCCGACCGCCGACGAATAGTTTCTCCCCCAACCCAGCCTATCCGGGTCGGGAATCGAATCCCGGCCGGCCAGGGTCGCATCAGCCAGGAGTCTGCGTCATGAGCGGTCGATTTGCGCTCCCTGCCTGCATCGGCACCCGTTCCAAGGGCTTCGGGAATCTCTTCGCCGCCGGTTTCTACCTGTGGCAACAGACAGCAACCGGCAGGATCCCCCGCTCCATCAGCAGCCGCGACCGATCACACCTCGCCTTTGCCGGCCTCCGGGGCCGTTGGGACGGGGAGGGCGCCCCCTCGTTTCCTGTGCCATCCTCACCAAATACAGGTCTCTGTTTTTCCCTCGAAAATAACCAGGAAGGAAGGACTCCTTGACCTTTGCCGCCATTGTTTTCATCTCTCTCGTCCTGCAGTGCACTGCCGTATATTTTTCTTTCCGGCTCATCCCCCTTACGGGCCATACCCGAGCCTGGTTACTCCTCTCGTTGGGAATAGGCACCATGGCTGCCCGTCGCTTCATTACTCTGGTGACATTATTGTCGGGCCCAGCGGTACACTTCGGGTCAGTGGATTATCTTTTTGAAATTATAGGTGTTTTTGGTTCTGCAATGATGGTTGGCGGCGTGATTGCAATAAGACCCCTTTTTTTAATCTCAGGTGGGTCGAATTCCCCGAAGCTTGCTTCGATGAAAGCGATCAATCTAAACTTTTGATACCCCGTAGCTTGCTGCGGGGAGATTCATTGATCATAAATGCGGGGAAAAAACAGCAAGCTTTAGCTGAGAGTCTTCAGGAGGCCTTGGCCAACGTCAAAATCTTAAAAAAGTTGCTGCCTATTTGCGCCAATTGTAAAAAAATACGTGATGACAGCGGGTACTGGCACCAGATTGAAACTTACATATCAAACAATTCCGGCACCCTGTTCTCACATGGGCTATGTCCGGACTGTGGTGTAAAATTGTATCCGGATTTTAACGAAAAAATCCAGAACGGCATTGCCGGAAAACAGCAAGCCCCCCCAGATTGAGGAGGCTTGAAAATGAGGACAGAACAATAGGTTGGTGCGGCCAGGTTACTCTCCCGTTTGCCGCGGCGCAGAAATGGGAGTGCAGAAATGGGATGGACAACCTGATCTGGTTTCGGTAATGTATACGACATTATTCTCCGATACTGGCAAAACCGGCGCGAGCCGGTGACGCAAAGCTGCGGGTCCCACGGGGACAGCCGGGTTGCCGAAGAGAGTTGAGCTGCTGCAGGCACTGAGACGCTCGTCTTCGGATTTTCTGGAGGCGGGCGTTTGCCGTTGGGCGGCAATGGTTTCGCCCCTGTACTGTGGGGAGGGATGTTGGCGATGGGGTTGCGAATCCTGATTTTTGAACGGGAACCAAGCTTGCGGGAACTGTTGAATGTCGTCCTCACCGGGGCGGGGTATCAGGTTCAGACTTTCGCTGATCCTTCCGCCTGTCCCCTCTTTCATCGGCGGGATGACGAGGAAGCCTGCTGCGCCAGCAAAGTCCCCTGCGCTGATGCTTTGCTGAGCGATCTCGACCTGCCGCATATCAGCGCCCTCGATTTCCTGAAACTGCAACGCCTGCGCGGGTGCAAGGCCCTTGACGCCAACAAGGCGATAATGGGTGCCAGTCTGACCGTGGAACTGCAGCGGGAAATAGCTGAGTTTGGCGGAGCGTATATCAAGAAGCCGTTTCATCTGGCGGAGATCCTGGCCTGGGCCGAAGGATGTGCCCAGCGGTTGGCCGCGCAAGAGAGCTAAACGTCGACACGCCTCGGCCCTGGGCCGGAACCGGTTTTAACCTTTTCCCCTTTAAACATCCCGCCCGCGCTTCACCTCCCCATTCAGTTGAGCGAAAGTCCGAACTCGACCCGGCTCGCCGCCTCCCCGGCCTTGGCCGGCGGCTGTTCGATGGGCGCGTTCTTCAGGAAGAGACGCGGCCCAATCTCGCTACCCTGCTGTTGCAGGTAGGTCTGCACCGCCTCTGCACGCGCGCTGGCCAGTTCCTGGAGCTGCTGCGGACCGGCCGGAATATTGGCGAGCAACAGTTTTTCCATTTCCGCTACCGGCAAATCCTTTTCAAATCCCAAAAAGTTGCGCGGTTTTGGGAACTTGGCCTGTTTATAGACCTGGCGCAGCAGCCGCGGGTACTCCTCGCGGCCAATTTCGATCGCTCCTGCTGGGGACGGTTCCTTCCCTGCGCCAGCAAGTTCACGCCGCTTGAACGCAATCAGCCGCTGCTGTAACTGCAGTTGCCGGTACCCTTCGGGGTCCTGATCGGGATCGACAAACCCGCTGATTTCCAGCTTCAGGGCCGGTCGCTGCTGCAACGCCTGGGCAAGTTTGGCCAGCTTTTCCTGGGCGGCGGCCGTGAGGGCGGCGCTCCCGAAGGGGAACGTGACCTGGCTGAAGTCACCGTCGGCGCCGCCGCCGAGCATCGCCGCGAGGAGCGAGAAGGGGGCGGTGGCAGCCTTGACCAGCAGATTCTTGACGATGGTGAAGAGGGTGCTCCAGATCTGGAACTGGGGGTCGTCGGTGCGGCCGGAGACCGGAAGGTCGAGGTGAATTTCCCCGTTGCGGTCCTTGAGCAGGGCGACCGCCAGGCGCACCGGCAGCGACGTCGCCGCGTCGCTCGCCACGGCATCGCCGAAGCTGAACTGGTCGAGGAAAAGCTGGTTGCTGGCCGTCACCTGGTGGTCTTCGATGTGGTAATCGAGGTTGAGAAAGAGCTTCCCCTTGGCGATGACGTAACCGAGATAGGTGCCGGCGTAAGGGGTGGCCGGCACCAGGTCGATGTTGCTAAAGGTCACCTTGAGGTCGAGGTAGAGACTGTCGCGGAAGGGATCGATGGAACCGCTGATCTGTAGTGGCGAACGATTCTCCAGCTCGCCGCGCAGATCGACGGCAGCCGGGGCCTTGGCGTCGCTGGCCAGGCCGGTGATGCGGCCGCCGAGGCGGTACATGGTGGTGGCGAAAAATTCCGGCAGGTGGTGGTCGGTGAAGGTGAGGGTACCGTCCTGCAGGGTCACTCTGGTGATCTGCACCCGGGGCGATGGGGCGGGTTCTGGCGCCGCTGCCGGCAGTGTCGTGGCTGGAGCCTCCGCTGCAGCCGCGTTGGCGACGCTGGCGAGATTGACGCGGCCGTCCTTGGTGACCAGGACCTGGGCCTGGTAGTTGTTGAGAGCGACGCCGGCGATCTCGACCTGCAGCGGCTGGAGATCGACCCGGAGACCGTCGAGCTGCAGGCTCTCCCAGGCAAGGAGCGGTTCATGCGCGAGGGGATCGTGCAGGGCAAGGCGGCGGATACCGGCCGCGCCGGAGATGGTTCCGCCGAGGCCCGTTTCCTTCTGCCGCAGGTGGTACTGAAGATGGCTGTCGAGGCGGCCGTCGACGAAGTCGACCTTGACCAGCGCCGGGAACCAGGGGCTGAGGTCCGGCAGCGGCAGGTGCGCGATCTGCAGGGTGCCGTTGACGGCGAGGGGCGTATGGACCAGCTCTCCGGCCAGGTTGAGCTCTCCCTTGCCGAGGCGGAAACCGAGCTGGTAGGGACTCTTACCCGCCTGCGGCAGGGTCAGGTTGGCGATGGAGGCGTGCAAATCTTCGAGCTCCAGCACCCCTTCCCGCGGCAGGGTGGCGTCGCGGAACTGCACCCGCGAACCAGCGAGCGCCACCCGCCCTAGCGTCACCTGCCAGGGGGGCGATTCCGGGTCGGTGGTGGCCGCCGGAACAGGCGCCGGGGCTGCTGGCTGCGGTCGCAGCAGGTCGAAAGGAGTGAGATGGCCATCGGCCTGGCGCGAGGCGACCAGTTCCGCCTGCTCCAGGTCCAGGTCGGCAAAGCCGGTGGTGCGTGTGGCGAGATCGAAATGCCCCCCGGCCAGGGCGAGGCTTGATAGGGCGAAATGATCGCCGCCACCGAAGGGGGCGTCAACTCCGGCAAGAGTTGCCGTCACCCCGCGCAATTGCAGCTGGTTCGGTTGCGGACCGTAGTCGACCTCCCCGGCGGTCCCGAAGCGGCCGGAAACCGGGGCGGTGAGGCGGTCGGCAAGGTAGGGGTAGTAGGGGGCGAGAGGAAGATCCTCCAGTTTGAACTCGGCCCTGGCGGCCAGGGGTATGAGACCGGCGGTGCCGGAAATGGCGAGCCGTAGCCGCCGTTCGGTTTCGAGGCCGAAGCTGAAATCGCCCCGGTCATCGGCAAGGTTGGAGAAGTCGTGGCCGAGGAGGTTGATCTCACGGATTTCTTCGCTGAAGCCGCCGGGGGGGAGTGCGTCGCGGAAATGTACCTTGCCGAGGCGCAGCCGCAGCGTTTCGATCGCCACCCGCAGTTCGGGGGCGGCGGTGGCCGGTGCAGCAGCGTCAGCCATCTCCCCCGTCCGTTGCGGCAGCAGGCGTTCGAAGTTCCACTCTCCGGTCCGGTTTCGGTCGAGGTAGAGCTCGGGGCTGTAGATCGAAAGCTCCCGCAGGGCGAGCTGGCGCTCGGCGAGGTCGATAAAATCGATGTCGGCGCTCAGCAG is a window encoding:
- a CDS encoding response regulator — translated: MGLRILIFEREPSLRELLNVVLTGAGYQVQTFADPSACPLFHRRDDEEACCASKVPCADALLSDLDLPHISALDFLKLQRLRGCKALDANKAIMGASLTVELQREIAEFGGAYIKKPFHLAEILAWAEGCAQRLAAQES
- a CDS encoding DUF748 domain-containing protein, which encodes MSRWKKIVASLAILVVLLLLAITLFLPGQLRSRASAWVADQTGRSLSIGAIGVNPLTLTLTIRDLDLKEPGSEQSFFSCQRLLVSLSSRSLLERALILDAVELDQPYLLLQRTGPERFNFSDLIPANDPAAPPVPAAEPLRFSINNLVVRAGSVDLADLTREDGGRHTIRQFDLSVPVIGNVPYLADRYVEPALSLRFDDSPLRAEGRSKPFSESEETTLALKLQDLDLAHYARYSPVPLPLTVATGRLALDIEASYRLSAAKTPQLLLNGSVVLSGLNLDFPDGTRCFTLPLLSADIDFIDLAERQLALRELSIYSPELYLDRNRTGEWNFERLLPQRTGEMADAAAPATAAPELRVAIETLRLRLGKVHFRDALPPGGFSEEIREINLLGHDFSNLADDRGDFSFGLETERRLRLAISGTAGLIPLAARAEFKLEDLPLAPYYPYLADRLTAPVSGRFGTAGEVDYGPQPNQLQLRGVTATLAGVDAPFGGGDHFALSSLALAGGHFDLATRTTGFADLDLEQAELVASRQADGHLTPFDLLRPQPAAPAPVPAATTDPESPPWQVTLGRVALAGSRVQFRDATLPREGVLELEDLHASIANLTLPQAGKSPYQLGFRLGKGELNLAGELVHTPLAVNGTLQIAHLPLPDLSPWFPALVKVDFVDGRLDSHLQYHLRQKETGLGGTISGAAGIRRLALHDPLAHEPLLAWESLQLDGLRVDLQPLQVEIAGVALNNYQAQVLVTKDGRVNLASVANAAAAEAPATTLPAAAPEPAPSPRVQITRVTLQDGTLTFTDHHLPEFFATTMYRLGGRITGLASDAKAPAAVDLRGELENRSPLQISGSIDPFRDSLYLDLKVTFSNIDLVPATPYAGTYLGYVIAKGKLFLNLDYHIEDHQVTASNQLFLDQFSFGDAVASDAATSLPVRLAVALLKDRNGEIHLDLPVSGRTDDPQFQIWSTLFTIVKNLLVKAATAPFSLLAAMLGGGADGDFSQVTFPFGSAALTAAAQEKLAKLAQALQQRPALKLEISGFVDPDQDPEGYRQLQLQQRLIAFKRRELAGAGKEPSPAGAIEIGREEYPRLLRQVYKQAKFPKPRNFLGFEKDLPVAEMEKLLLANIPAGPQQLQELASARAEAVQTYLQQQGSEIGPRLFLKNAPIEQPPAKAGEAASRVEFGLSLN